The segment tatgtgaaatcacgcacctgttGCAGTTAAcggctgattagaaaaccggctttactgacgagatgcgcattaacgatcggccgatcgtgatcggagcacccctattagatgcataatgtggacagagtatttacattaatgttggcattattcttttattaaatgtcagctgctagtggtaaagcaaatccggcagagcctttatcttaatttcattattgccaaatacccatcttaatttagaatttatgttaatttttttttttgttaaaaaaagactagtttttattggtgcgttggtctatttataggctaaatgagtctatgtctatttagagtgctgagatgttacaatgttacagaAGACTTATGTTATTTCTGTATTCCAACTTTCAAGTGGCTTAGTCTActttagttatgaataaattatgttaaaacatatataaatcacTTATTCTTGACAAAAGGCTTAAGAGCTGTCTGTGTGCAcaaatttgaataatgtcgggctgtaaatggGTTCAGACTTTTAAAAAACtgccaatcaaaatgtacttgtagggctcgggccgaaacctgtcgggctctgGTCCGGTCGGGCCTAACTTTCATGGCCCGATTacagctttatttatgtatttgaatttttttttcattttatctgttctttatactgctttttgtaatgttttaaatatattattgtgaCTAACGTACATTTATCTGCCTGTCACACTTTGTATATTGTCAAAATGGGTATGCTTAAGATTATAGGGTGGAGTAGGGAGCTTAAAATTATCCTTATTATACAGTAGTATATTAACTAAGATAACAGTCACTGtcaatatttatattgcatttttatttttgtgaagtgGCTAAAAAGTTGTGTATAAAGAGTGAGTTTGAGGCTCAAAGATATCtatataatagtaaatatatttcCACAACACAAGTCTGTGCTGATGTGTGAAAAGATTTAACACAACCCACTGGAATCACCTGACTAAggcatttgtaaatgttaatcCACTTCAAAACAAATAAGTTACTCTTCTTAAAAATAGTGCTTTAGCATACCTGCATGTGTGTGCTTTTAAACACAGACCAGCTTCCAACTTCTTCAATAAATCATATACTGATCATTTACTAATGGTCTGTTCATCATTTGTTTATGATTAACAATTGTTTATTGAGATAATTATACAAAACAATTTTGACATAAATActtcaatgatttataagtgataaataatttataatctaATAACTTATAAACCATCTACtaatgatcattttaatttatttcatgattTGAACTTTTTTAAGATAACTTGCAACACATTTGTAAATCGTTAGCATACcactcattaataatttatgaacatatagtcatgttttgtaaatgattcgttcatcattaactaataacttataagtgacttataactgaattaataaatcattactaaaatgttaacttaccacttattaatcatttatgaaaGTAAAGTCacattttgtaaatgattagttcatcattaacaaataatttataaataacttataacagaacgttattataaagtgttaccaaaaaaccTGACTGATGTTGATTAACAATAATTTACCTGCATTCTTGATCATCTTGATCACCCATACtaacaaataatgataaatactCATACTCTGTCTTTGAGAATGGTATCTATACACAAAACCATGATAAATTGATGATAAATTTATTTTGGCAGATTTGCAAATGTATTGATAGCAGTAGATCAGCTAAATCAAAAGCATAGAGggacaacattaaaaaaaaaaaaatcgaagttCATCATTTTTAGAAGCCATGTGATATTTTGAGGCTTAAATGTTCATTCTGAACAATCTCTACAATAGTCGTCAGTATCCAGCGGAATATGGCCACCTTTCCTGGGGTCAGATTCAGCACATATTTTCTCCCCCTGCCGTACAACAGCCTGGACCTTTCCTAAGAAAACTGGAGGCCTCTCATTTACATTGGGATTTCCTGTTGAGTCCATGTCAACTATGTTGTAATACTTCTTTAGGTGTTTTTTTATATCCTGCATTCACAAACACAACAAAGAGAAAACTGCAATAGTTACCACTTTGCTGACTTTGTGAACCTTTTGTAAACTGTTGTTGCTGAATGCACAAATTTTACCTCCTCAAAATGATCTTCAACAAATGTTTTATCAGGGTTTAACTGACTGTGAACTCTGGGTTCTTTAATAGCTTTCTGCAGGTTGTAACCAAAGAACAGGTAGTTCAGGATCACCTGAGATGAAGGAGATAAAATAGaggtcattttatttgtttattatatcatttaaaaacaaatacttaaGATCATGtgcttcaagattttttttttaagtatgcctATTAAGAGTAAACATGTAAATGTATTGATTGAGGTATTTTGTTATGTGATTTAATCTTGTTGTGTAAAAACTTTGCTATACTTGTTTCTGTTGAGTTATTTTGTTACCTGAACAGTTGCTGAGGTGATTATTCGCCCACCTGAAGCTCCAACCACCATTTTGACTTGTTCGTTTTTTGGCTTACCCTTATCCAAGATAATTGTGGGAGACATTGATGAAGGTGGTTTTCtaccttataaataaataaaaggagtaCATCTTTAATTTGCAAATATTCATTTTAGTTGTAATTTAATACTGTGCGTAATACTCAAGGCATGAGAGTGTTTACCTGGTTTGATcaagtgagcatatctgaaatcaCACAGTTGGTCATTAAATATAATGCCTGTTGATTGAGAAATCACCTTAGAACCAAAACTGAACACAAGAAACAAATATACATTAGATGTTTTTAAATTAGAAGAGGTGGCCTCAATCTTTTGTTAAATAGAAAGGAAAGGAATAAaaatatcatgatttttttttttatagcagttTAATGTATAATTGCTAATGTACTGAAGGGACAACACCCACTATCTGTTTTGAAACCACTTGATTGTGGTAGATGTTACATCTCCTATAGTACTTCTGTAGATGAGGGCTGACAGACTAAACATGTTAGAGTATGTTCACTCAAATATGAAAGAAAACATAAACAAGTATACAATATTTATCTCGTTATCTTTCTCTTACTGTCTATTGATGCTGCTGGTAACTGCCACTGCACTCCCATCATCTGCGATGACTGACAGGTGAGATGTGCCAGCGTCCTTACACAAAATATGTTCCTCTTTGTTGCTTAATTGTTTGTTGGTGTCATCTTTCATTGGGTTCCTGATGAAGGCTGCTGCATAGTCATCTGAGATGATGTTTTGGACAAACTATGAAGCAAGATTTACAAGGTGCataaattactttaataaaaaaaaaaaaaaaaaaaagcagtgagaATGACTGGTTCTTGAAAATGGGGCAATATTCCTCCTGTGTGGTCTTTACATGCGCTGCCAATccattaattttaagattttcttgCTCGTTTTTAAATCTTTACATTTTATGGTACCTCTCGATCTTTTAGATTTGTTATAGTTATATTCAGCATCAAGATCCTGACTGTCTCGAGGTCTAGGTATACATTTTAGGGTTATTTTTCTGTGTTGTCTCCAAAGCTATGGAACAATCTGCATTTGCATATTAGAACTGCCTCCCCATTGGTATCTTTTAAAATCACTATTAAAAACTAACCTTTTTCTGTCTGACCCTGCTCATTGATATGCTAATACCTTGTTGATTTTATGTGAGTAATTATATATTGGTGTGTTTTGTGAGTTTGCATATGTCTACACACATTGTACAGAACATCAGGTATCTGTTGTTTTTAATTGAGCATTATAAATAAACTGCCTTGCCTCGCTTGCTAATTTGCTCACAGGTTAAGATCTGGTTAAGACAATTCTAAATATCTGTACTGGAGATGTGGGTAggcttaaaggaatacttcacccaaaatgtaaaatGGAATTATTATTTAGTCACGTTTTCTCTGTGATTTGAGATTTAATGGCAACttgtatatctaaatattttttatctatCTAAATATAGTTTGTTTGTGTCCCGTGGacaaaaaatcatacaggtttagaactacgtaatgtaatgtaatgtaataacaacaaaagtgttatttttgagtgaactaatcatttaaagCCACAATAAACTGAAAGTATCTTGTACAAGCTTAAAGAATtggtaagtacaaatgtgtactTACAGCATTGACATGATCAGGATGCTGCTCTATCAATTCACCCTCCACCTGAGATGCGAAGCGGAATGTCTCTATAATGCGGTGATAGGTCAATATCTTGTTCCCGTCTGTGGACATATTGCTGCTTGACATGCCATAACCTGAAATTAAATGCTTATTACATGCTTCTAAAaattttttatgactttttttaacAGTGCACAGTGTGACATCATCCCACTCAGATTCTGGGATAACTGTTTCTGGGCAATAGTATAGCAGCATTATCAACACACTCAAATGCAAACTTATTTGCAACTATTAAGCTTCTGATGCTGACGGTTTTAGtcaatgaattaataattaagctgtacatttctgttttgtgtaaattcaatgggaattggaattttttttttttttttttttttgaaaaagtatttttaactCATTAAAAACAGCAAATTGTCCCCACTAGTTggttgtcataatatttcactatataggTGAGGATATTTGGCCCTCACAAGTagctatttttaataaacaagtACACACTGACCATTGAGTATCTTGAGCATCAAAGCGAGCAAAGGTCCACCGAATGGAGCACCAGGGACAAAGTACATGTATTTCCCCACAGTAAAGTTTAATGCAGATTCATTCAGTGCTGGCTCATAATCCTTTAGGTCTTGATGTGTTATATTTCCTCCTGTTAAACAAAGGTTCATATTTGGTAACATAAGGCCAGCAGAGTTTCAGGTATGAAAAGTTTTAACATTTTAGCATTAAATAACCTTCAGCCTTGATATCATCCACTATAGTCTGAGTCAATGacccactgtaaaaaatatttgctCCTTCTTCTGCTATCCTACAGTAGGTGGCAGCTAGTTTGGGAAATCTTATAGTATCATTTTCCCTCAGGGTGGTATTGTTTGGGTGGCAAAAT is part of the Carassius gibelio isolate Cgi1373 ecotype wild population from Czech Republic chromosome A4, carGib1.2-hapl.c, whole genome shotgun sequence genome and harbors:
- the LOC127980758 gene encoding glutathione hydrolase 1 proenzyme-like; protein product: MDLQKKRLGPPGAMDKYVTFHNLPGRVETIDARETAPMSASNNMIENESKPGLLIAVPGELRGYELAHKRHGRLKWKELFEPSIKLAFDGFKIDSALAKAIQKNKNTILGKKSLCDVFCHPNNTTLRENDTIRFPKLAATYCRIAEEGANIFYSGSLTQTIVDDIKAEGGNITHQDLKDYEPALNESALNFTVGKYMYFVPGAPFGGPLLALMLKILNGYGMSSSNMSTDGNKILTYHRIIETFRFASQVEGELIEQHPDHVNAFVQNIISDDYAAAFIRNPMKDDTNKQLSNKEEHILCKDAGTSHLSVIADDGSAVAVTSSINRHFGSKVISQSTGIIFNDQLCDFRYAHLIKPGRKPPSSMSPTIILDKGKPKNEQVKMVVGASGGRIITSATVQVILNYLFFGYNLQKAIKEPRVHSQLNPDKTFVEDHFEEDIKKHLKKYYNIVDMDSTGNPNVNERPPVFLGKVQAVVRQGEKICAESDPRKGGHIPLDTDDYCRDCSE